The following DNA comes from Deltaproteobacteria bacterium.
TGCAAGGCTTTGGCGCTTGCTCTTATCCTGGCCCTGGTGCCAGCCTGTCACCTGGCTCCGTCCCAGATTTATATCCCCCTGGCCTATGGACTCACCGGATTGTGTATTGCGCTGTTGATTAACCCCTCTGTCACTGCGGCGATCATTGGCCTGGTAATGGGAGTGGTGCTAGGGGCAGCAGTCTATAACAATTCCCTGAAAAGGGCTATAGTAGAGCGCTACAATCACCCGCCGTCCCAGACCCCGTCATCGGAATAATTTTCCGCCATGAGACAGAGAAAATCGGTTACAGAGAGCCCTCGCTAAGGCCATGCCATGAACCAGCGTCCACCACTGGGAAGTACCCCTGACTTCGATCCCATCCAGCAAGAGCTTTTGGGAGCCCTGAGGCAGTCTTCCGATTACATTTCCGGGGAAACCCTGGCTGCCCGCTTGGGGGCGAGCCGCACCGCAGTCTGGAAACGTCTCCAGCGTCTTAGGGCAGCCGGCTACCAGATTGTCGGTAGCCCCCGGCGCGGCTATCGGCTGGAAGCACACCCGGACTTGCTCCTGCCGGCGGAGATCGCCCGGGACCTGGACACGAAATTTTTGCGAGGCCCTTTTTATCATTTCTTTAACTTAAGTTCGACCAATGACCTGGCCAAACAACTGGCCCGGCAAGGATACCCGGAGGGGACGGTAATCTTGGCCGAAAGCCAAACTGCTGGCCGGGGCCGACTGGGCCGGAACTGGGAGTCCCCGCCGGGCAGCGGCATCTATGTCTCCATTATCCTCCGCCCGGCTCTGCCCCCGGTGGAAATGCCCAAACTCACCCTTACCGCCGCGGTGGCCGTGGTGCAAGCCCTGGAACAGACCACCGGGATCAGGGTGGGTATCAAATGGCCCAACGACCTCATTTGGCAGGAGAAAAAATTAGGTGGCATCCTGACGGAAATGGAAACCGAAAGCGATCAAATGAGCCATCTGGTGCTGGGATTGGGGGTCAATGTCAATACCTCTAGTTTTCCCCCGGCTTTGGCAACCATTGCTACTTCCCTGGCCCAAGGCGGGGGTAGGTTTTCGCGGCTGGCTATCCTGCGCGCCTGGTTGGAGGCCCTGGACCGCCTCTACGGCCGATTTCAAGCCCGGGAATTTGCCCCCATTTTAGCGCGGTGGCGTCAAGCCGCAGTGAGTCTGGGCAAAACCGTGACCGTGCGGCAAGGTTCAGGGACCATCACTGGCTTGGCCTTGGATGTAACCCCGGAAGGGGCATTGCTGATTCAGACCGCCGTTGGGGAGATAAGACAGGTGATCTGTGGGGAGATTGACCCAGGCCCCCTGGGTTAGGGCCGCAGGAGGCCTTTCCAGTCAGGGATAGGAAGCTATTCCGCCTTTTTCTTCAGCTCCTCGATTTCCGCCTTTAAACTTTCGACTTCCGCCTTATATTTCTCGACCTCTGCCTCGGTAGCTTTGGGAGCTTCGAAGCCAGATGTTTCGGACTTTTTAAATAGCTTGTCTTTCGCCTCTTCAAATCCCAAGTAGACCGCTAAAGCCCCTCCTAACAATAGCAATAAGGGAATGCCGCCCTTCAACAGGGTTAAGAAATCTCCAAACCATAGGGTCAAACCAATGATCCCCAGAATAACCGCCCCTAAACCGCCTGCCAATGCTGTCATAAAATTACCTCCTTAACCGGCAATCCATTTAAATTATTTAAATTAACTTACAGCTTCTTTCGGAGCAGATTTTATATACTATCCAACTTGGCATTGATAACACAATTAAAAAAAATAATCAAGCCGATGCTGTGAATTTTTTCACCTTAAAATATTATTGTTTGATACAAAAAAATAATAAATATAATAAGTTATATTATTACCGGTGTCTTGACAAACCATTGGCCGCCTTTTATAATTTAATTGAGCGCTACTTGAAGCTACCCATAACTTTTCAGCAAAATGAGGTAATCAGGGCGTCAAGCTTATCAATAGTACAATGGCTGATCAGGATTATTATCAGATTCTGGGCGTCGCCAAGGACGCCAGTCCGGAAGAGATCAAGAAGGCCTACCGCCGTCTGGCCCTCAAGTATCATCCCGATAAGAACAAGGAAGACAAGTATGCCGAAGAGATGTTCAAAAAAATCAGCGAGGCCTATGCGGTCCTGAGTAATCCTGAAAAGCGTAAAGAATATGATGCCTACGGTTCCAGTGCCTTCAAGGCCAAGTTCTCTCAGGAAGACATCTTTCGGGGATTTGATTTTACTGATATTTTTAGAGATTTCGGCATCTCCGACGATATCTTTGGTCGACTCTTCGGAGGCCGGGGCCGGAGTCGGGCTTATGGCCCGTTTACCAAGAGAGGCAAGGGCAGAATTTTTGATTATACCGATCTGGGCGGTTTTGAAAACCAGACCCGCCCGGTCCGGGGGCCGGACCTGCAGGTGGAATTACCCTTAACTCTCCATGAAATTGCCTATGGCACGGAGAAATTAGTCCAATTTAACCGAGATGGCAGGATAGAAAAGCTCTCGGTGAAAGTGCCTCCCGGGACCAGCCCCGGGAAAAAACTGCGGCTAGCCGGTAAGGGTGGAGCCAGTCCGGTCGGTGGCCCTCCCGGTGATTTGTATATCAGAATAAAAGAAATCGAACACCCCGTCTTTAAACGCGAGGGCAATGATCTCTATATTGACAAACATATTAAATTTACCGATGCCGTTATCGGGACCAAGGTCACCGTTCCCACCCTGGACGGCAAGACCATGAGCCTGAAGATTCCAGCTGGCACCCAAAGCCATACCAAGATGCGTCTTAAGGGATATGGCCTTCCCCAGGCCAACGGCAAGTCCCGGGGAGATGAATATGTCCGGATTATTGTTGACGTTCCGGATGACCTTACCAAAAAACAGAAGACCTTGATCGAGGAACTGGCTAAAGAGGGATTATAAGCGCCGGGGTCTGATTCCTTAAGTATTGAATATTATTTTACCTGGGGGGTCAGCGGGCCACGTCTGGCTAATTTGATCTTAGAAGACCTTGAAACGCCACAGCTTCAGGAAGCCGCGCGAGATTACCGTTATCTTCTGACCCGGGGCTATCCCCGTCAGGCCGCGTTGAACCTGGTGGGGAACCGCTACCAGCAGAGCTATACTGCCCGGCAGTTATTGCACCGGGGGGTATTTGACCCGCCCACTGCGGCCCGGCGGCGGGCTAAACTGGCGACTCTGGCAGTCCTGGGGGCCGGGCCTTTGGGACTGGATGGCCATAACGTGCTGATTACCCTGGAATGCGGGTTAAGGGGTCTGCCCCTGGTCGCGGCAGATGATGGCTTTATTCGCGATGTTGGTGAAATTTCCAGAAGTTACCGACCTTCCGCCACTACTGACCATGCCCTCAACCTGCTGGCCCAATATCTGCGAGAGCACCGGGTCGGGCCGGTAAAGGTTTGGTATGACGCGCCCCTCAGCCGCAGCGGCGAATTAGCCGCCCGAACCCGGCAGCTCTTCCGCGACCACGGCCTGGCAGGTGATGCCCAGGCCGTCGCCGTACCCGAAAAAGCCCTGATAGCAGAGCCTATTCCAGTAGGCACCAGTGATACGGCCCTCATCGACCAAGTGGCTGTGGTGGTGGATGTTGCGGGGGAAATTCTCCGGCCGCGGCCCGGAATCCGGATAATTTCCTTTAATTAACCCCTAACCGCTTGATAACCGCCCTAAGCGCGGAACAGGAGACCGATAAGAAGTTTTCCCAGATGCCTAACCCTGATAACTTTGGTGATCTTCCTGGTCAGCGGTTTTACCCTCTTGGGCGTAACCCTGGGTGAAACTACCTTTAGCGAAGTCTATCAGAAGTATCCGGGCGGGAACGAGAAAACTTCATTCCCCGACCCCATGGCGGAAACCCTGGAAGTCAAAAAAGTCTATAGCTCGGCTGATCAGCGCCTGCATTGCTGGTTCAATGCCACAGTTTGAAAAAATGACTTGACAGTAAAAAAGTAAATGATAAATTTAATAAATTCAATTTATTTGCCAAATAAAACCCCGGAATTTAAAGTTAAGTTTTATCGAATGCGATAAACTAAGTGAGGGTAGGAAACGGGGTGTGTAACGGCTTGATTTAACAGGGGAGGAGGCGAAAATGAATGCCGGGCGTAAGGGTGAAAGCAAATGAGCCCTTTGAACTGGCCTTAAAGCGCTTTAAAAAGCAGTGTGAGAAAGCTGGAATACTCTCGGACATCCGCAAACGGGAACACTACGAAAAACCTAGCGTCAAGAGGAAGAAAAAAGCATTGGCGGCCAAAAAACGGGCTCTAAAACGCATGCGGAAATTTGGGGCCAGAGGCTAGGCGATGTCCCTTTACCAGAAGATTGACACGGCTTTTACAGCCGCTTTAAAGGATAGGGAAAATCTCAAGCTTGCGGCACTAAGGATGGTCCGTGCGGCTTTGAAAAATCGTGAAAAAGAAGAAAAACGCCAACTGACCGATGATGAAATTATCGCAGTGATTTCATCGCAGATAAAACAACGGCGAGAGGCCAGTGCAGAATATACCAAAGCTGGCCGCTTAGATTTGGCTCAGAAAGAAGAGGAGGAATTACAATTCCTCCTTTCTTTTTTGCCACCCCAACTTTCGGAAGCCGAACTGAACCAGGAAATTTCGGCAGTTATACAAGAGGTGGGAGCTACCGGGCCCCGAGATCTGGGCAAGGTAATGAAGGCTACTATGGCCAGGCTGGCAGGCCGGGCCGACGGAAAGGTAATTAATGAGTTAGTAAGGCAACATTTAGCGGCCTTAAGCTGAATCACCTATCTCATAACTTTCGTAACCGATACGACTCTGACATGGCGGAGCAGACCTTGAGAGCTCTGGAATTTCCAGAGCTGATTAAAGTATTACAGGGTTATGCCAGGTCATCTCTGGGGCGAGCCCGTTTGGCAGTTGTTTCACCCCACTCCGACCATGACTACATTTCCGCCCGGCTCCAGGAAGTGACGGAACAGGGCGAACTGACCACGGTCGAGGGTCCCTGTCCCTTGGAGAAGTTTCCCGATTTAGCCCAACTTCTGGGACGGGTGAAGATTCCCGGCAGCCTGTTGGAACCGGTTGATTTTAATCAGATCGTAAGGGTATTACGGCTGGTTAGCCGGGTACGCCAATATTTTGCCAACGTTGTCGACCAATATCCCCTGATCGCCGGCCGGGCTTTGCGTCTGCAGGAACTGGCCCCGGTGCGCCAGGCCATCCAAAACGCTATCAGCCCCCACAGCCTAATTCTAGACCAGGCCAGTCCGGAACTACAACGGCTCCGGGAAGAAATGGCCCGAACCCGGCAGCACCTGACCCGCCAGTTACGGCAATTATTTTTCCAGCCCGAGTTTAAAGAGGCGCTCCAGGATCGTCTGGTGGCACAGCGCAATGGTCGATATGTCATCCTCCTTAAGGCTGAGTGCAAGGGGAGGGTGCCAGGGATCATTCATGATCAATCGCAGAGCAAGGCTACCCTCTTTGTAGAGCCCTTTGAGGTCATTAATCTCAATAACAGCCTCAACCTCCTGACCAATGAGGAAAAACGCGAGCAGGAACGCATTCTAAGGCAATTAACCGACCTGGTTCGGGCCCATCAGGAGGCGATCCGGGAAAACCTGGCCATCCTGGCTGAATTAGACGCTATAAATGCCAAGGCCCTATATGCCCGAGATTTCCAGGCCCGGGCCCCGATTTTGACCCACAAGGGGCGAGTGATCCTCAAAGAGGCCCGACATCCACTGCTTTTGGCCCGCGAGCGAGGCCGGGACGGACTCCAGGGTGTGGTGCCAGTAGACCTGGAGCTTAACCCCCAGCAGCGTTTTTTAGTGATCTCCGGGGCCAACACCGGCGGCAAAACCGTAACCTTGAAGACCTTGGGCCTGTTAACCCTGATGGTCCAATGCGGTATTCCGATTCCGGTAGCCGAGGGCAGTGAAATCTGCGTCTTTGACCACATCTTTGCCGACATCGGTGATACCCAGGATCTGGCCAGTAATCTCAGCACTTTTTCAGCCCATATCAAGCGGGCCTCAGCCATTCTGAGCCAGATTGCCGGCCGGTGTCTGGTGCTCCTGGATGAAGTGGGCACCGCTACCGATCCGGCCGAAGGAGGGGCTTTGGCCCTGGCCCTGCTTAACGCCCTGGCTCGGGCCGGGGCGTATGGCGCGGTAACCACCCATTTTCATCTACTCAAGGCTTTTGCCCATGAACAGCCCGGCTTTGTCAATGTCTCTGTCCTCTTTGATGAACAGACCCAAAAGCCATTATACCGTCTGGCCTACGGAGTGGCTGGCCCCAGTAACGCCCTAAAAATCGCCCGGGAGTTGGGTCTGGCTCCCGAAATCATTGCCGAAGCCCAACAATACCTGGGTCAGGAGGGTGTCCAGGCCATGCAACTCCTGGCTCAACTTGAGTCTTCCCAACAAGATCTGGCCCGGCAACGCCAGGAACTGGTCCAAAAAGAACAGTCCCTGGCAACCCAGATGGCTGACCTGGAGGCGCAACGTCAGGTCCTGGAGGACGAGCATCGGCGGCGGCGGGAAGAGGACCGTCAGGCAGCAGTTCAGGCCATTAAAGCCGCTGAGGCGGAATTTAAGCAGATCTTGCAGCGTCTGGAAAGCGGGCAACAATCCTGGGGTCCTTTACGCCAGGAACTTTCCCGGCAGCAGGCCAGACTGCATCAATTCTTTG
Coding sequences within:
- a CDS encoding biotin--[acetyl-CoA-carboxylase] ligase is translated as MNQRPPLGSTPDFDPIQQELLGALRQSSDYISGETLAARLGASRTAVWKRLQRLRAAGYQIVGSPRRGYRLEAHPDLLLPAEIARDLDTKFLRGPFYHFFNLSSTNDLAKQLARQGYPEGTVILAESQTAGRGRLGRNWESPPGSGIYVSIILRPALPPVEMPKLTLTAAVAVVQALEQTTGIRVGIKWPNDLIWQEKKLGGILTEMETESDQMSHLVLGLGVNVNTSSFPPALATIATSLAQGGGRFSRLAILRAWLEALDRLYGRFQAREFAPILARWRQAAVSLGKTVTVRQGSGTITGLALDVTPEGALLIQTAVGEIRQVICGEIDPGPLG
- a CDS encoding DnaJ domain-containing protein; this encodes MADQDYYQILGVAKDASPEEIKKAYRRLALKYHPDKNKEDKYAEEMFKKISEAYAVLSNPEKRKEYDAYGSSAFKAKFSQEDIFRGFDFTDIFRDFGISDDIFGRLFGGRGRSRAYGPFTKRGKGRIFDYTDLGGFENQTRPVRGPDLQVELPLTLHEIAYGTEKLVQFNRDGRIEKLSVKVPPGTSPGKKLRLAGKGGASPVGGPPGDLYIRIKEIEHPVFKREGNDLYIDKHIKFTDAVIGTKVTVPTLDGKTMSLKIPAGTQSHTKMRLKGYGLPQANGKSRGDEYVRIIVDVPDDLTKKQKTLIEELAKEGL
- a CDS encoding DUF434 domain-containing protein; this encodes MILEDLETPQLQEAARDYRYLLTRGYPRQAALNLVGNRYQQSYTARQLLHRGVFDPPTAARRRAKLATLAVLGAGPLGLDGHNVLITLECGLRGLPLVAADDGFIRDVGEISRSYRPSATTDHALNLLAQYLREHRVGPVKVWYDAPLSRSGELAARTRQLFRDHGLAGDAQAVAVPEKALIAEPIPVGTSDTALIDQVAVVVDVAGEILRPRPGIRIISFN
- a CDS encoding 30S ribosomal protein S21 — its product is MPGVRVKANEPFELALKRFKKQCEKAGILSDIRKREHYEKPSVKRKKKALAAKKRALKRMRKFGARG
- a CDS encoding GatB/YqeY domain-containing protein; this translates as MSLYQKIDTAFTAALKDRENLKLAALRMVRAALKNREKEEKRQLTDDEIIAVISSQIKQRREASAEYTKAGRLDLAQKEEEELQFLLSFLPPQLSEAELNQEISAVIQEVGATGPRDLGKVMKATMARLAGRADGKVINELVRQHLAALS
- a CDS encoding endonuclease MutS2, producing the protein MRALEFPELIKVLQGYARSSLGRARLAVVSPHSDHDYISARLQEVTEQGELTTVEGPCPLEKFPDLAQLLGRVKIPGSLLEPVDFNQIVRVLRLVSRVRQYFANVVDQYPLIAGRALRLQELAPVRQAIQNAISPHSLILDQASPELQRLREEMARTRQHLTRQLRQLFFQPEFKEALQDRLVAQRNGRYVILLKAECKGRVPGIIHDQSQSKATLFVEPFEVINLNNSLNLLTNEEKREQERILRQLTDLVRAHQEAIRENLAILAELDAINAKALYARDFQARAPILTHKGRVILKEARHPLLLARERGRDGLQGVVPVDLELNPQQRFLVISGANTGGKTVTLKTLGLLTLMVQCGIPIPVAEGSEICVFDHIFADIGDTQDLASNLSTFSAHIKRASAILSQIAGRCLVLLDEVGTATDPAEGGALALALLNALARAGAYGAVTTHFHLLKAFAHEQPGFVNVSVLFDEQTQKPLYRLAYGVAGPSNALKIARELGLAPEIIAEAQQYLGQEGVQAMQLLAQLESSQQDLARQRQELVQKEQSLATQMADLEAQRQVLEDEHRRRREEDRQAAVQAIKAAEAEFKQILQRLESGQQSWGPLRQELSRQQARLHQFFANSPEPSPVAEVPLQTGQEVFLSSLGREGVVMSGPDKEGRIEVLVGTVKLRMPQEDIRPARPEARTGRVFRSYPQRGVEISGTSEMTSATLNIIGLRVEEALPLVDRLLDQAVLCGCPRVDIIHGIGTGRLQKAVREHLRHHVMVKDFYPGEISQGGRGVTTVDIKD